The Rhodospirillaceae bacterium DNA window CTTCGCGAAAATCAAGAAGTTGCATTTTAATGGGTCGCTCGATAAGGGCGCTTATTTCACGAACGATATCGACCATGATGCCGGCGTGTTCTTTTCCTTCTGAATAAAGGTACGGTCGGGCGTCATCCGGCCCCACGAAAAGGAGGGGTTTTGTCGAATTATTTTGTGAGAACCCGGTTACCGGCTGGAGAAGACATAGAAACAAAGATGCCGAAAAAATCCATAATAACAATTTTTCGGGAACGGGCATCTAGCCCTCCAAGTTTAGGCCATGAAGTAAAATGACAAAAAGTCCTAAAAGACCATATTTTAATTGTGGTCTATATCAAATGATTTAAATCACAATGGTGGTATGGTGATCAAAAGCCGGATTGGCAAAGGGACAACGGTAACTTTAAAATTTCCCTTTGAACGAACAATCATTCAAAAATAAGGGCCCGCTGGTTTCCCGCCATTGTTGGGGATGATTTTTAGCCACCTGAATAGTGAAGGTTTTTACAATGGACGACGAATACCTGGCTCTGTTGGTTGACTTGCATAAGCGTCAGAAGCGTCAAGGTCCTGGCGGGGAAGCAGAGACGGCAAAAGCGCTGGCTCTGGCCCGTCTCCAGAAGTCAGAACCTCTACGGATCGCCGATATCGGTTGCGGAACCGGGGCTTCGACATTGCAACTCGCGCACTCTCTGAATGCTGAAGTTACCGCCGTGGATTTCTTGCCGGAATTTATCGAGGCGCTTAAAGACAATGCCGAAGCGGAAGGCTTATCCGAAAAGATAAAGACGCTTGTCTGTTCAATGGAACAGCTACCCTTTAGCGAAGAGGAATATGACGTTCTTTGGTCAGAGGGAGCCATTTACAATATGGGCTTTGAAAAGGGGCTGAACGAGTGGAGGCGCTTTCTGAAACCAGGCGGAATTCTGGCGGTTTCGGAAATTACATGGATAACGAACAGCCGGCCTCCAGAATTACAACAATATTGGCAAGCCGAGTATCCGGAAATTGCAACCGCTTCCTCAAAAATCGGGATTCTTGAAGAAAGTGGATACGCGCCGATTGGCTACTTCGTGCTGCCCGAATGTTGTTGGTTGGAGAATTATTATTGGCCCCTGCAGGACGGCTTTTCCGACTTTCTCGCAAGACATAAAGATGACGAGGAAGCGGCCTCGATTATCGAGGCTGAAAAAAAAGAAATCGCCCTCTATAAGAAGTATAAATCCTATTATAGCTACGGTGTGTATGTAGCCCGGAAATTAGGCTAGCGAAGCCTGGCGACAGATCCGCTTGTCGCCTTAATGCTCTTTTCCTGCCTCTCTTCGTTAGCATCAAGCCTATATTCGGCTCCAAACGTATTCGTATGGCGGATCCAGCGACCGGTATTTCGTCAAGTGTGCTATTACAAAATTATCGGGTAGACCCGGATTAAAATATATTTGTTCAAGAGGAACATGCAATGAACTCTTCCCTGGAAACCGTTTGTAGCGGCGTAGACGTGGCAGCCCAGATCCGAGGCATTCGCGCCGCTCAACCGGGCAACTTAATGGCCCGGTATTTTGATGAGGATTATTTTTGTTCTCTAAACGAGGCGAAGCGTAAACGGTTGTACAAGATCATCCGATCCGGGATCGAAAACCCCGACAGTCAGATGGGGGCCTACGCCCAAAACTGTAGTGATTATGAGGATTTTGAACCTCTGCTGGAGCCGATGATACGTGACTATCACAACATTTCAGATGACCGATTAATAGCGCAGGAACATGATTGGGCTACGCCGAGCTCCGGCTGCAATCTGGAGGAAATTGATTCTCGATTGAAAGATGTTTCCATGCGGGTGAGGGTGGGAAGAAACCTTGCTGCCTTTGCCTTGCCGGGCGCAATGACAAAAGAATCGCGACTGGAATTCGAGGCCCTTTTGATAAAAGCATTTTCCATATTGATGGATGACCCCGATTTCGGCGGTGAATATCTTTCTCTCACACCCGGGTCATCCTGTGAGATCGATGAAGATACTTATCGGGCCCGGATTGAAGCCCACCAGATGTTCAAGGATATGAGCGGAGATGCGTATTTGAACTCAGGTGGGATTTCTTCCGACTGGCCTTATGGACGAGGCATGTATATCTCGGGCTCACAAGATTTTATTGTCTGGGTAGGAGAAGAGGATCATTTGCGGATCATGTCCATGAAACGGGGCGGCGATCTTTCATCTCTTTTCGCCAAATTGCATAGTGGGCTTGAGACGTTGGCTAAATTAATCCCCGACTTTGCCCATTCGGAACGCTACGGGTACTTGACCTCTTGCCCAACCAACCTTGGTTCGGCTATGCGGGCCAGCCTGCATCTTCCGCTGCCTAATCTGACGGAAAAAGGCAGAAATCTTGAGCACGTAAAACAAACGGCATCGGGCCTTAGTCTCGCTGTGCGCGGAGTCAGCGGTGAACATTCCGACGCAGGCGAAGATGGTATTGTTGATATATCCCCCCGAGCCCGGCTCGGTGTCACAGAATCACAAATTATGCAGTGCCTGTATGATGGCTCTGTAGCACTATGGTCTCTGGAAAATGCAAATTAAGTCAGGGTGTTTATGGCTGCTTCTGACCCAAGGCGGACATTCAAAATCTAGTTGCAAGGGCTGCCTCTATGGCGGGGGCCGCTTTTTTCAAGCCGACCTCACCCGCCAAATCGTTGAGGCGTTGCAATTCCTCCATGAGGCCGTTGTCGAGCTTACCTCTGCCACAGGCCGCTAAGGCGCGACCGCGGGCAATGAAGAAATCAGACCACGGTAACGGTTCTGGCCGGGCGAAATCTTCCAACGCGGTGGCATAGCCCTCGGCGCCATCCCAATCACCGGTGTCGAGAGAGACTTCGATGGCATCCGGATAGAAAAAGAAGTGATTGTGGCTGACAGAACCCTCTTTCAGCATTCGCGCCCCTTCGTCCAAGGCATCCCGCTGCGCCTTGTGGTCGTCGAAACAGCAAGCCAACGCAGCCATGATCCGCGGTCCCGTGAAGCCATGGCCGACCTTCTTGTTGATCTCCAGCGCGGCGTTCAGGGCGGTGATAGCTTCGTCGTTCCGGCCGTCGGTGAGATCGAGTTTACCTTTGTATAAGAGCGCCTGGGATTCGAATCGCGGCGCTCCGAGCTGCCGGATAACATTCAAGTATTGGGTATTGTGATCACGGGCTTTGTCATATTCTGCCATCTCAAACAAAGCCTGCATGGCTAAAGCCTCGCCCAGCATTTTGCCGCGGTGGTGACCGACTTTGGTGGCGGCCTCAACCGTTTCCAAGCCATCGTCCAGGGCCGATTGAATTTGATTCAGATAGAAACGGGAAAACCCGACCATGGAGCGGTTGCCCACTTCGATTTCGATCAACCGGTTGTCTTGGGCAACCTCGACACAGCGGCTAAAATTTTTAAAAGCCGTGGCCATGCGCCCGGCCACGTAATCGGCATCGGCCATGCCGCCGAGGGCCTCGGCCTCGGCCTCCGCTGAATCGGCCTGCTGTGCAAAGCCAAGGGATTTTTCGTGCTCGGCGGCGCATTCTTCTATACGGCCCATGGGAAAGTACAGATTGCCGCGCAAATGGTGAATTTGGGCGCGTTCATTGGCCATGGCGTTGGCGTTGGCATCTGCGACGGCTTCGGCCTTGTCCAAAATGCCCAAGGCGTCTTCATACCGGTCGGCGATGCGCATGCCGGCCGCCAGACCCAGCCATGCCTGACAGCGCTCACCATCGTCGGCGGCATAGTCGAGGGCCAGTTCATAGCCCCGGATGGACTCATTAATGGAGCCCAGATCCAACAAGACACTGGCTTGAAAAACATTCAGGCCGAACATATCCGATGAACCGTCGGCGATGGCGAGTCCCCGCCCGAGCAGCCGCACCGCTTGGTTGAATTGATAATCCGATGCCTTGAATTGCGCCGCCACAAGGTACGCCTGCGGAGCGGCGGTGTCTTCGGCGCGGTCCAGGTGCTCGGCATGCAGGACCGGGTCGCGCTCGGCAAACCA harbors:
- a CDS encoding methyltransferase domain-containing protein — its product is MDDEYLALLVDLHKRQKRQGPGGEAETAKALALARLQKSEPLRIADIGCGTGASTLQLAHSLNAEVTAVDFLPEFIEALKDNAEAEGLSEKIKTLVCSMEQLPFSEEEYDVLWSEGAIYNMGFEKGLNEWRRFLKPGGILAVSEITWITNSRPPELQQYWQAEYPEIATASSKIGILEESGYAPIGYFVLPECCWLENYYWPLQDGFSDFLARHKDDEEAASIIEAEKKEIALYKKYKSYYSYGVYVARKLG
- a CDS encoding arginine kinase is translated as MNSSLETVCSGVDVAAQIRGIRAAQPGNLMARYFDEDYFCSLNEAKRKRLYKIIRSGIENPDSQMGAYAQNCSDYEDFEPLLEPMIRDYHNISDDRLIAQEHDWATPSSGCNLEEIDSRLKDVSMRVRVGRNLAAFALPGAMTKESRLEFEALLIKAFSILMDDPDFGGEYLSLTPGSSCEIDEDTYRARIEAHQMFKDMSGDAYLNSGGISSDWPYGRGMYISGSQDFIVWVGEEDHLRIMSMKRGGDLSSLFAKLHSGLETLAKLIPDFAHSERYGYLTSCPTNLGSAMRASLHLPLPNLTEKGRNLEHVKQTASGLSLAVRGVSGEHSDAGEDGIVDISPRARLGVTESQIMQCLYDGSVALWSLENAN